The Candidatus Alcyoniella australis DNA window GGCCAGCTCGATGTAGGAGCCCTTGGCCAGGCGGAACTCGCCGTGGGGGCTGACGCGGATCGCACCGGTGGGGCAGACCTGGCCGCAGAGGTTGCAGCTCTGGCCGCAGCCGCCCAGGCGCATCAGATGTTTGGGCGCGAACATCCCCTCCAGGCCGTCGGCCAGTCCCGAGGGTTGCAAGGTGTTGGTCACGCAGGCCTTGATGCACTGTCCGCAGCGGATGCAGGTGCGCA harbors:
- a CDS encoding 4Fe-4S dicluster domain-containing protein — translated: RTCIRCGQCIKACVTNTLQPSGLADGLEGMFAPKHLMRLGGCGQSCNLCGQVCPTGAIRVSPHGEFRLAKGSYIELARERQMTFEPVGPTQDSFEYY